From the genome of Thermomicrobiales bacterium:
AGCCACGCGCCAGCTCGTCGCCATCTGCTCCGCGGGTTATCCTGCCCGGCAATGTCTGCGTCTCAACCGGCATCGTCCGCCCCGCCTTCCTCGTACAACGTGGACTTCTTCTCCCCATATCCTAAACCGCCCCCGCTCACTGTGCGATCATATGCGCGATCTGAACGCAATACAGGACGATGAAGGAGCGCGTAGTGGGCGATTTCAATGGTCTTGGCATGCACCTTGGGAATCTCTCCCGTCTCAGTGCGGCGCAAACTCGCTCGATCTCAGCCGAGAACCCGACCGGCGCGAAGGGCGCAGGCGGCATGGCAACCGAGGGCACCGGCGCACGCGCCGCACGCGAGCTTGGCCAGGGCTGGAAGATCTCGCCCAGCATCCAGATTGCCGGCAACGAGACGGTGACGCTCGCCGACATCGACGGACCGGGCGCGATCCAGCACATCTGGCTGACCGTCACGCCAACCGCCTGGCGGCACCTCGTCCTGCGGTGCTATTGGGATGACGAGGACGCGCCGTCGATTGAAACACCCCTTGGCGACTTCTTCTGCAACGGCTGGGGCGAACGCTGCAACATCGCGTCGCTGCCGCTGGCGGTCAACCCGGCCGGCGGCTTCAACTCGTACTGGGAGATGCCGTTTCGCAAGCACGCACGCATCACCATCGAGAACCTGCGGCCCGATCTCGTCTCCGGCTTCTATTACCAGATCACCTATGCGCGGACCGAAGTCGAGGACGACCGCGCCTACCTGCACGCCCAGTGGCGACGCAGCAACCCACTGCCCTACAAAGAGGTGCACACCTTGCTGGATGACGTGCGCGGGCAGGGCCACTACGTCGGCACCTACCTCGCCTGGGGCGTCAACAACAACCGCTGGTGGGGCGAGGGTGAGATCAAGT
Proteins encoded in this window:
- a CDS encoding DUF2961 domain-containing protein is translated as MGDFNGLGMHLGNLSRLSAAQTRSISAENPTGAKGAGGMATEGTGARAARELGQGWKISPSIQIAGNETVTLADIDGPGAIQHIWLTVTPTAWRHLVLRCYWDDEDAPSIETPLGDFFCNGWGERCNIASLPLAVNPAGGFNSYWEMPFRKHARITIENLRPDLVSGFYYQITYARTEVEDDRAYLHAQWRRSNPLPYKEVHTLLDDVRGQGHYVGTYLAWGVNNNRWWGEGEIKFYLDGDIDWPTICGTGTEDYFGGAWNFEFPRGEYGTFSTPYLGLPQVIRPDGLYASQQRFGLYRWHVPDPIRFATDLRVTIQALGWRTPVGGERRYLPLQDDIASTAFWYQSEPHAPFPPLPDANGLEVI